CCGAGGTCCTCCGGTTCGTCGCTCGGCGCGTAGGGGGCTGTGGACACCAGGTCGTACACCGGTGACAGTGACGGGAGCCGTCGGTCTCGATAGATCAGCGACCAGTTCTTCAAGTGGGCATCGCCGTTGCCCACCACCATGGAAAACGCTATGCGCCGGGCCGCCTCACGCAGTGAGTCCACGTCATGGCCGCGATAGGCGATGGCTGCGACGGTCTCGAACGTCGACTGGTACTTGTCCTGGGGGTACTTGTCCCTGACCTGTGCGAAGTCCTCGATGTGGATGGGGGCGCGACGGGCGTCCCGGGTTCGGTCGAAGCGACGGACGGCGTAGGCCCATTGCTCGTCGTTCGGCCACATGCGGTCGGGCAGGCCTTCGAGCTCATCGCGGTGCATGAGGCGCACGTCCGGGACCTCCAGTCCGGCGGCCCGGGCCAAGGACATGATGGTGTACTCGTTGCGCGGTACGTCGGCATGACGGTAGTCCGGGAACTTGACCAGCCAGTCGCCGTGTACGCCGGCGGCGGGAACGGTGAGTCTGTCTCCTCTGGCCAGCATGGAGAACTTCAGAGCGACCCCTGCCAGGGAAAACCGCCATGGCGAGTCGGCGGAGGGGAAACCATAGGTGCCGCCAGGGCGTTTCCCGTCTGGTCCCGACTGCTCGCTGTCAGGCCACTCCCAGCCTTCGTCGGGGCCGTCGGCAGGCAGCACCTGGACGGCACCCGGCAGGTCATGGCCCACCTGGGCCAGGAGTTCCATCTCCCTGTCGAGTGAGACACCCCGGTCGTCGGCGATCCACTCCCGCAGCGGGCCTTCGGGAAGGAGGTTGGAGAACCAGCGGGGCAGCCGCAGAGCGGACGCGTAAGGGGCGCGCAGATTCTCCTCGAAGCGGAGGCCGAGGACCGGTCGCTTCGGGTCGGTCACATAGGACTCGTTGACGATGAAACGCGTGTAGTCACCCTTCTGGCACAGCGTGCCGATCCGGCGGGAGTGCAGGAGAACGGCGTAGTACGTCTCCGGGAGCGTGGTCATGCGCAGCGGTGTCCTGTTCGCGGGGGAGCGGACTGGTCAGAAGAGCTCTTCGGGCTCTTCGAGTTCGTCGAGGGCATCGAAATCCAGAGAGTCCAACGAGGGGGTGTCCTCGTAGTTCCACTCGGCCATGCGCCCGAGGAAGTCGGCCAGATGCTGCTGGATGATCTGCTGCCGCAGGTGGAGGAAGCCTTCGCGATCTCCCTCGGCGAGTGCCCGACTGGCCTGGTCGTTCATCGTGTGCGAGGCCAGGACCAGGTCCCAGGTCTCCGCGTCCAGGTGAGGGGGACGACGAGCGAGCAGCGTGGTGATCTCGGACACGGGGTCCTCCGCGCTGGGCAGGAACAGCCGGTTCGCCGCGTACAGGACCTGCTGGGAGGTGAGTCCGCGAGGAAAGACCACATGAGCCACCGTGCCGGCCGTCTTCTGGTCGGCGAGCAGCGTCGAGAGGTTCTGGAGGTCGAGGGGAGCGCCGGTGACCAGGGAGCGCGGGCGCAGAGACCACCAGGAGCTGAGGATGATCTTTGCGGCGGCCTCGTTGGTCCGGAACCGCTCGATCGTCGGGATCGCGGGCTGGGCCTCGGCCATGGCGTCCATCAACCCCATGATCGAACCGCTCTCGTCACCCTTGCGGATACGGGCACACAGGACCCGCGACACCTGAGTGAAGCTGCCCTTGAACACGGCGGGACCGGACACGGCCACACGCCAGTACAGCCGTCGCAGCAGACGGCGGGTATTGGGCTCGGGGTCGGGGAAATGGGCGAAGAAGCGGGTCAGTACGACGAGCAGTGCGCGGTAGACGAGGAGTGCGAGGTGTGGCACCTCCGCTTCGGTCTGCAGAAAGCCGATGGCGCGGACCAGGGCCTCTTCGCCCTCGCCGTAGGCCGCGTACTGGTCCTCGTCCTCGAACTCCGGGGCGGTTCGACGGCCGGTGGAGCTGAACTCGTTGCGGATGTCCCGCGACGGGTCGGGCCCGCGCCGCGCGAGGATCGAGGCGAGGACGGTGTCCGTGTCGATGGTGCCGAAGCCGGTCCTGGCGGCGATGCGGTCAGCGATGCGGGAGAGGTTGAGCCGCTCCTCGGCTCCCTCTTCCGGGCCCGCGTAGAGCGCGGAGAAGATCTCCGCCCGGTTGAGGCGCTTCCCGTAATTGTTCATCCGGTCGAAGATGTCGGTCAGGATGTCGAGATCGTCCTGCCGTACGAGATAAGCGGGCACCTTG
Above is a window of Streptomyces griseorubiginosus DNA encoding:
- a CDS encoding DUF262 domain-containing protein, coding for MTTAGLDTQPSATTYELGDLVAQAWNGRIHVPHFQRDFRWGTTDVLRLFDSIVKGYPIGNLLLWVRKTPARSFTLGQLKIDASASPDAFWVVDGQQRITSLANALSPEGHLHEPFSIYYDLREKRFIGQPKTREPEHIALPVLFDLKKLLSWFRTEGELVPELFDEADRVATALRQYKVPAYLVRQDDLDILTDIFDRMNNYGKRLNRAEIFSALYAGPEEGAEERLNLSRIADRIAARTGFGTIDTDTVLASILARRGPDPSRDIRNEFSSTGRRTAPEFEDEDQYAAYGEGEEALVRAIGFLQTEAEVPHLALLVYRALLVVLTRFFAHFPDPEPNTRRLLRRLYWRVAVSGPAVFKGSFTQVSRVLCARIRKGDESGSIMGLMDAMAEAQPAIPTIERFRTNEAAAKIILSSWWSLRPRSLVTGAPLDLQNLSTLLADQKTAGTVAHVVFPRGLTSQQVLYAANRLFLPSAEDPVSEITTLLARRPPHLDAETWDLVLASHTMNDQASRALAEGDREGFLHLRQQIIQQHLADFLGRMAEWNYEDTPSLDSLDFDALDELEEPEELF
- a CDS encoding type II toxin-antitoxin system HipA family toxin, yielding MTTLPETYYAVLLHSRRIGTLCQKGDYTRFIVNESYVTDPKRPVLGLRFEENLRAPYASALRLPRWFSNLLPEGPLREWIADDRGVSLDREMELLAQVGHDLPGAVQVLPADGPDEGWEWPDSEQSGPDGKRPGGTYGFPSADSPWRFSLAGVALKFSMLARGDRLTVPAAGVHGDWLVKFPDYRHADVPRNEYTIMSLARAAGLEVPDVRLMHRDELEGLPDRMWPNDEQWAYAVRRFDRTRDARRAPIHIEDFAQVRDKYPQDKYQSTFETVAAIAYRGHDVDSLREAARRIAFSMVVGNGDAHLKNWSLIYRDRRLPSLSPVYDLVSTAPYAPSDEPEDLGLKFGGSKSFDRVRLAAFDRLEGALDHRFGPTRARLTEEAVQTVERTRAHWPQYEEHLADNQTLRKAIGRWITASAQRLLRHP